A stretch of [Clostridium] innocuum DNA encodes these proteins:
- a CDS encoding AraC family transcriptional regulator produces the protein MEWMERLNEAIAYMEEHMQEEISFEEVAKIACTSSYNFQRMFSYMTGISLSEYIRRRRMSLAAEELQQGTDKIIDIALRYQYASPTAFNRAFRSVHGIAPSQVRNAQAAVKLYPPLHFQLSIAGSRELNYRIVKKDAFRVVGVCHELEKELEKNYEVVPNLWRTAAEDGTIADLSAHIDAKEPSGLLGISMCQDYKDWKFWIGVASEEPLNGYEEIQLPKASWIVFQCEGTHASIQELERRIWTEWFPSTGYQYVNGPVMEVYLDPDPSSSRLEMWLMITDM, from the coding sequence ATGGAATGGATGGAACGATTGAATGAGGCAATCGCATATATGGAAGAGCATATGCAGGAGGAGATCAGCTTTGAGGAGGTCGCAAAAATTGCGTGTACATCCTCCTATAATTTTCAGCGGATGTTCTCTTATATGACCGGTATTTCCCTATCGGAGTACATACGCAGAAGAAGGATGAGTCTTGCAGCAGAGGAATTGCAGCAGGGGACGGATAAGATTATAGATATTGCATTGCGTTATCAATACGCATCTCCAACCGCTTTTAATCGGGCATTTCGCTCTGTCCATGGCATTGCACCATCTCAGGTGCGCAATGCACAGGCTGCCGTAAAGCTGTATCCGCCGCTTCACTTTCAGCTTTCTATCGCAGGAAGCAGGGAATTGAATTACAGAATTGTAAAGAAGGATGCCTTTCGCGTTGTCGGAGTTTGCCATGAGCTGGAAAAGGAGCTGGAGAAAAATTATGAGGTGGTTCCCAATCTCTGGCGGACAGCGGCAGAAGATGGAACGATTGCAGACCTTTCTGCACATATCGACGCAAAGGAGCCAAGCGGTCTGTTGGGAATCAGTATGTGTCAGGATTATAAGGACTGGAAGTTCTGGATTGGAGTGGCGAGCGAAGAACCGCTGAACGGATATGAAGAAATTCAGCTACCTAAGGCATCCTGGATCGTTTTTCAATGCGAAGGAACGCATGCGTCCATTCAGGAGCTGGAGCGCAGAATCTGGACGGAATGGTTTCCATCAACCGGCTATCAGTATGTAAACGGACCGGTGATGGAGGTCTATCTGGACCCTGATCCTAGCTCCTCAAGGCTTGAGATGTGGCTGATGATCACTGACATGTGA
- a CDS encoding AraC family transcriptional regulator codes for MSEPFHIVERESFRVAGYCIHTTNKRKEGQKAIPRQWEELQTQGQQKELMSHMNQEPFGLFGISVYNTAADDSRKFDHWIAVSSDHAVTGELEEYIVPAATWAVFPCTLDTIGKTEVQAIMKWLPKSDYKPLNSGYITGRMKAKAPDITYYGENDLVEVWVAVEKR; via the coding sequence ATGAGCGAACCGTTTCATATCGTAGAAAGAGAAAGCTTTCGTGTTGCAGGCTATTGCATACATACGACAAATAAGAGAAAAGAAGGACAGAAAGCAATACCCCGGCAATGGGAGGAGCTTCAAACACAGGGACAGCAGAAGGAATTGATGTCCCATATGAATCAGGAGCCCTTTGGTCTGTTTGGTATCAGTGTTTATAATACAGCAGCAGATGACAGTCGTAAATTCGATCATTGGATTGCTGTTTCCAGCGATCATGCAGTTACAGGGGAGCTGGAAGAATATATCGTGCCCGCTGCAACCTGGGCAGTATTTCCCTGTACATTGGATACCATCGGAAAAACAGAGGTGCAGGCAATCATGAAATGGCTACCGAAATCTGATTACAAGCCGCTGAATTCCGGATACATCACCGGAAGGATGAAAGCAAAGGCGCCGGATATCACATATTACGGAGAAAATGATCTGGTTGAGGTATGGGTGGCAGTGGAAAAGAGATAA
- a CDS encoding Cof-type HAD-IIB family hydrolase codes for MHKLEKKVILIDVDGTLVDYENHLPPSAVKAIRMDRALGHLVYICTGRSRSEVYDEIWNIGLDGMIGANGGYIEHHGEVLFHAHLKKEQCSAIVDWLHSRNLEFYLESNTGLYASEHFEEAGEPVMQKYMQRKGNGQENIHICAQYPDMVFGENLYREDVNKISFILNSYADVTAAAQCFPDLKISTWGGKGETALFGDIGIQDIDKATAISLLLKYLHMGQKDTIAFGDAAVDIPMLEYCALGIAMASGGKEIKAMADDITAAVNQDGLYKAFLKYNLL; via the coding sequence ATGCATAAATTAGAAAAAAAGGTAATTCTGATCGATGTGGACGGAACGCTGGTGGATTATGAAAATCATCTTCCGCCTTCCGCAGTCAAAGCAATACGTATGGACAGAGCACTAGGACATCTGGTTTATATCTGTACGGGTAGAAGCCGCAGCGAGGTGTATGACGAAATTTGGAATATCGGTCTGGATGGTATGATTGGTGCAAATGGCGGATATATTGAGCATCACGGGGAGGTATTGTTTCATGCACATTTAAAAAAAGAACAGTGCAGTGCAATCGTAGACTGGCTGCATAGCCGCAATCTGGAATTTTATCTGGAAAGCAATACGGGTTTGTATGCCAGTGAACATTTTGAAGAAGCGGGAGAACCCGTTATGCAGAAATATATGCAGCGCAAGGGAAACGGGCAGGAGAATATCCATATATGCGCACAGTATCCGGATATGGTGTTTGGAGAAAATCTGTATCGGGAGGATGTGAATAAAATCAGCTTTATTCTAAATTCCTATGCAGATGTGACTGCCGCAGCGCAATGCTTTCCGGATCTAAAAATCAGCACCTGGGGTGGCAAGGGAGAAACAGCTCTTTTTGGTGATATCGGAATACAGGATATTGACAAGGCAACAGCGATCTCTCTTCTGCTGAAGTATCTTCATATGGGGCAAAAGGATACGATTGCTTTTGGAGATGCGGCGGTGGATATTCCTATGTTGGAATACTGCGCGTTGGGTATCGCAATGGCTAGTGGAGGTAAGGAAATTAAAGCCATGGCGGATGATATTACAGCTGCCGTGAATCAGGATGGACTATATAAGGCATTTTTAAAATACAATTTACTTTGA
- the gpmA gene encoding 2,3-diphosphoglycerate-dependent phosphoglycerate mutase, protein MKLVLIRHGESEWNKLNLFTGWTDVDLSEKGHEEAKAAGRLLKQEGLDFDICYTSYLKRAVHTLDHILDEMDRTWLPVVKSWKLNERHYGALQGLNKAETAEKYGEEQVREWRRSYDILPPALNQNDARSAVAQSMYRDVNPNELPSSESLETTVARVVPYFNKVIKKDMMAGKRVIIAAHGNSLRALVKYFDKLSEEDIVNVNIPTGVPLVYEFDAQGNPLHHRYLGDPRLLKQKMEAVANQGKKAIGV, encoded by the coding sequence ATGAAGCTTGTATTGATTCGTCACGGAGAGAGTGAATGGAATAAATTAAACCTGTTTACCGGGTGGACAGATGTTGATCTGAGTGAAAAAGGACATGAAGAGGCCAAAGCGGCAGGGAGACTGCTGAAGCAGGAGGGATTGGATTTTGATATCTGCTATACCTCCTATTTAAAAAGAGCTGTGCATACACTGGATCACATTCTGGATGAAATGGATCGCACATGGCTTCCTGTTGTAAAGTCCTGGAAGCTGAATGAGCGACATTACGGTGCTTTGCAGGGCTTAAATAAAGCGGAAACCGCTGAAAAATACGGAGAGGAGCAGGTCAGGGAGTGGCGGCGTTCCTACGATATCCTCCCACCGGCGCTGAACCAAAACGATGCGCGAAGTGCTGTTGCACAGAGTATGTATCGGGATGTGAATCCGAATGAGCTGCCGAGCAGTGAGAGCCTGGAAACGACGGTTGCACGAGTAGTGCCGTATTTCAACAAGGTCATTAAAAAGGATATGATGGCAGGAAAACGCGTCATCATCGCGGCACATGGAAATTCTCTGCGTGCATTGGTGAAATATTTTGATAAGCTCAGCGAGGAGGATATCGTAAATGTGAATATTCCAACAGGTGTTCCGCTCGTGTATGAATTTGATGCACAGGGCAATCCTTTGCACCATAGATACCTTGGTGATCCGCGGCTTTTAAAGCAGAAAATGGAGGCTGTTGCCAATCAGGGAAAAAAAGCAATCGGCGTGTAA
- a CDS encoding glyoxalase, translated as MKYMGSLYAVDDKERTIAFYKEVCGLRVIQDFGTNFTMTGGISFQTRESWSGFLEKQPSDIHYGGNDAEIYLECEDLDAFVKLLNSRTDTKLLHPVKEHDWGQRGIRFYDPDMHIIEVSEPLPVVVSRFTQQGMSPSQISEKMGLSERMVNRMLKRHEKNS; from the coding sequence ATGAAATACATGGGAAGCTTATATGCAGTAGATGATAAAGAACGCACGATCGCTTTTTATAAGGAGGTGTGCGGTCTGCGCGTGATACAGGATTTTGGTACAAACTTCACGATGACGGGAGGTATATCCTTTCAGACGAGAGAAAGCTGGAGTGGTTTTCTGGAGAAGCAGCCCTCGGATATTCATTACGGCGGCAATGATGCGGAGATTTATCTGGAATGTGAGGATCTGGACGCTTTTGTAAAGCTGTTAAACAGTCGAACGGATACCAAACTGCTTCATCCTGTAAAGGAGCATGACTGGGGACAAAGAGGCATTCGCTTTTACGATCCGGACATGCATATCATCGAAGTCAGTGAACCACTGCCTGTTGTCGTCAGCCGCTTCACACAGCAGGGGATGAGCCCCTCGCAGATATCTGAGAAAATGGGGTTGTCTGAACGCATGGTGAACCGCATGCTGAAAAGGCACGAAAAAAATTCATAG
- a CDS encoding Cof-type HAD-IIB family hydrolase — protein MKYKLIVSDLDGTLLNGQKFVSNINKDAIRKAKEQGMSFAIASGRPLYPILSLIKQWEMEELVDYVLGMNGGCIYDKAKDAQKNFYTIDGELLKHIMDQYRDMPVRFWIFEKEKRYVNKGTEATRAKAALYHEDEQITDLYALCNQPRQKLIVECRPEDMDMVEQRARKLNLSTCAAFRSDPTLFEFVDKRVNKASGLRQLCADIGITMDEVLAFGDTSNDNEMLKEVGHGVWMSNGTMDTFAHADAQTISNEEDGVAWYLEKHILAR, from the coding sequence ATGAAATATAAACTGATTGTTAGTGATTTGGACGGAACGCTGTTAAATGGGCAGAAGTTTGTAAGCAATATAAATAAGGACGCCATTCGCAAAGCAAAGGAACAGGGAATGTCCTTTGCGATTGCCAGTGGAAGGCCGCTGTATCCGATTCTCTCCCTCATCAAGCAATGGGAAATGGAGGAGCTTGTGGATTATGTACTCGGTATGAACGGCGGGTGCATTTATGATAAAGCAAAGGATGCACAGAAAAACTTTTATACCATAGACGGAGAACTGTTAAAGCATATTATGGATCAATATCGGGATATGCCGGTGCGCTTCTGGATTTTTGAAAAGGAAAAGCGCTATGTGAACAAGGGAACTGAAGCAACCCGTGCAAAGGCTGCCTTATATCACGAGGATGAACAGATCACAGATTTGTATGCGCTCTGTAATCAGCCTAGACAGAAGCTGATTGTGGAATGTCGGCCGGAGGATATGGATATGGTGGAACAGCGTGCAAGAAAGCTTAATCTTTCAACCTGTGCAGCCTTTCGTTCCGATCCCACCCTGTTTGAATTCGTGGATAAGCGGGTGAATAAGGCCAGCGGGCTTCGTCAACTGTGTGCGGATATCGGAATTACCATGGATGAGGTGCTTGCCTTTGGTGATACAAGCAATGACAACGAAATGTTAAAGGAAGTTGGACACGGCGTATGGATGAGCAACGGCACCATGGATACCTTTGCCCATGCGGATGCCCAGACAATTTCCAACGAAGAGGACGGTGTAGCCTGGTATCTGGAAAAGCATATTCTAGCCAGATAA
- a CDS encoding sialate O-acetylesterase: MKSVLLIGQSNMAGRGFLNEATPIYNENIFMLRNGRWQMMAEPIHFDRSVSGVGPAASFAQAWCNANKNEQIGLIPCAEGGSSIDEWDKEGALFRHAVSESKFAMENSELIAILWHQGESDSHSGKYKNYYQKLNVLVNSFRKELEALEVPFIAGGLGDYLGKSGFGRSCVEYDLINQELLKYAEYNRNCYFVTGEKLYPNPDGIHINAESQRILGIRYFKAYQTKSNVVEPLDNEANMVKELCEREYTIAEKRYITLEQFTLGKSSMEEVLKFLK; encoded by the coding sequence ATGAAGTCAGTTTTACTAATAGGACAATCAAATATGGCAGGGCGTGGATTTTTAAACGAGGCTACGCCAATATATAATGAAAATATTTTCATGCTAAGAAATGGCAGATGGCAAATGATGGCAGAACCTATCCACTTTGACCGGTCAGTTTCCGGTGTTGGACCGGCGGCGTCATTTGCACAGGCATGGTGCAACGCAAATAAAAATGAACAAATCGGACTTATCCCTTGTGCGGAAGGAGGCAGTTCCATCGATGAATGGGATAAGGAAGGTGCTCTATTTCGCCATGCAGTCAGTGAGTCAAAATTCGCCATGGAAAACAGTGAGTTGATTGCAATTTTGTGGCATCAAGGAGAAAGCGACAGTCATAGCGGAAAATACAAAAATTATTATCAAAAACTTAATGTTTTAGTTAATTCGTTCAGAAAAGAACTGGAAGCTTTGGAAGTTCCGTTCATTGCTGGCGGTTTAGGAGATTATTTAGGTAAGTCTGGATTTGGAAGAAGCTGCGTAGAGTATGACTTGATTAACCAGGAATTACTCAAATACGCAGAATATAACAGAAATTGTTATTTTGTAACAGGGGAAAAATTATATCCTAATCCAGATGGTATCCATATCAATGCAGAGTCTCAGAGAATACTGGGTATTAGGTATTTCAAAGCTTACCAGACCAAATCAAATGTTGTAGAGCCGTTAGATAATGAAGCGAACATGGTAAAGGAATTGTGTGAAAGAGAATACACTATAGCAGAAAAAAGATATATAACACTAGAACAATTTACATTAGGAAAAAGTTCCATGGAAGAAGTGTTGAAATTTTTAAAGTAG
- a CDS encoding sensor histidine kinase KdpD, protein MKQGKLKIFFGYCAGVGKTYAMLEAAHERRREGMDVVIGYIEKHDRLDTIALMQGLECIALKAIMYHGITLEEFDLDQALQRHPQLILVDELAHTNVQGARHPKRYSDIQELLHAGIDVYTTVNVQHLESLQDVVAGITRVQVQERIPDAVFDEADQVELVDIEPDELLERLKRGKIYHKTAAQKAMHNFFVRDNLIALREIALRRCADRVNKRVSLKDRKSTREHILLCLSPSRSNALVIRTAARMASAFFAEFTALYVENVNEEPLCREDLEQLEQNRRLAQHFHANIVSVAGENIAQQISEYAKISGVSKIVIGRSSPRPHSRARTLIDQLTLLAPDLEIYIIPDANVEPVKRKRHRLTHAHVFRHRDFMLTVLLFLGATGINLLMYHFQLPEANIIMVYLLAIVLISYNTSSSVYGLGVSLLIVAVFNFFFTAPRFSMEAYDPAYAMTFAVLFIVSFIISTLTRTMRMQLKVNAMQAHRMELLLETSQQLQLAENMAQLGEEAVRQLYKLLNRTIIIYSVRNKTLQEPIIYHEHLNEEEEQKYLTENERAVAQWVLKNNRKAGVSTSTLPYAKALYYSIRKKDRIYAVVGIALQQKEVLSPFERSMLATMLNEIALAMDSMRKQNHRRVNR, encoded by the coding sequence ATGAAACAGGGTAAATTGAAAATATTCTTCGGATATTGCGCAGGCGTGGGAAAAACCTATGCCATGCTGGAGGCTGCTCATGAGCGGAGGCGGGAAGGCATGGATGTGGTTATCGGCTACATCGAAAAGCATGATCGATTAGATACGATTGCATTGATGCAGGGACTGGAGTGTATAGCGTTAAAAGCGATTATGTATCATGGGATTACGCTGGAGGAATTTGATTTGGATCAGGCATTGCAGCGGCATCCGCAGCTGATACTGGTTGACGAGCTTGCGCATACGAATGTACAGGGGGCCCGGCATCCCAAGCGCTACAGCGATATACAGGAGCTGCTGCATGCAGGAATTGATGTGTATACGACTGTGAATGTACAGCATTTGGAAAGTCTGCAGGATGTGGTTGCAGGTATCACCAGAGTACAGGTACAGGAGCGTATTCCGGATGCTGTATTTGATGAAGCAGATCAGGTGGAGCTGGTGGATATTGAACCGGATGAGCTGCTTGAACGTCTGAAAAGGGGGAAAATCTACCATAAGACTGCCGCACAGAAGGCGATGCATAATTTTTTTGTAAGAGATAATCTTATCGCACTGCGTGAAATAGCCTTGCGCCGTTGTGCAGACCGGGTGAATAAGCGGGTCAGTTTAAAGGATCGCAAGTCCACACGGGAGCATATCCTTCTCTGTCTTAGCCCGTCCCGCAGCAATGCATTGGTCATCCGTACCGCCGCACGCATGGCAAGTGCTTTTTTCGCAGAGTTCACGGCACTGTATGTTGAAAATGTAAACGAGGAGCCGCTTTGTCGCGAGGATTTGGAACAGCTGGAACAAAACCGCCGTCTGGCGCAGCATTTTCATGCAAATATCGTATCTGTGGCAGGAGAGAATATTGCACAGCAAATCAGTGAATATGCCAAAATCAGCGGAGTTTCCAAGATTGTTATCGGCCGTTCCTCCCCCCGTCCGCACTCCCGTGCGAGAACCCTGATCGATCAGCTCACTCTGCTGGCTCCCGACCTTGAAATCTATATCATTCCGGACGCAAATGTGGAGCCTGTGAAAAGGAAACGGCATAGGCTTACACATGCACATGTATTCCGTCATCGCGACTTCATGCTTACGGTACTCCTGTTTCTGGGAGCGACCGGGATCAATTTGCTCATGTACCATTTTCAGCTTCCGGAAGCAAACATCATCATGGTCTATCTTTTGGCAATCGTTCTGATTTCCTATAACACCAGCTCCAGTGTTTACGGACTGGGTGTTTCTCTGCTGATTGTTGCCGTATTCAATTTCTTTTTCACAGCACCCCGCTTTTCCATGGAGGCATATGATCCGGCATATGCAATGACCTTCGCCGTCCTGTTTATCGTTTCCTTTATCATCAGTACCCTGACTCGGACAATGCGTATGCAGCTCAAGGTAAATGCCATGCAGGCACATCGCATGGAGCTGTTGCTGGAGACCTCCCAGCAGCTGCAGCTGGCAGAGAATATGGCACAGCTGGGTGAGGAGGCAGTCCGGCAGCTGTATAAGCTGCTGAACCGTACCATCATCATTTACAGTGTAAGGAATAAAACCCTGCAGGAGCCGATCATTTATCATGAACATTTAAATGAAGAAGAGGAACAGAAATATCTAACTGAGAATGAACGTGCAGTTGCACAATGGGTGTTAAAAAACAATCGCAAGGCCGGTGTTTCAACCAGTACGTTGCCGTATGCAAAGGCCCTGTATTATTCGATCCGGAAGAAAGATCGGATTTATGCTGTGGTCGGAATCGCCCTGCAGCAAAAGGAGGTATTGTCACCGTTTGAGCGCAGTATGCTGGCAACCATGCTGAATGAGATTGCTTTGGCAATGGATTCCATGCGCAAGCAGAATCACAGAAGAGTGAATCGCTAA
- a CDS encoding DUF1232 domain-containing protein, whose protein sequence is MILKKRARQLKQDLPIIYLVWKDRDTPVLAKALAAMTAVYALSPIDLIPDFIPVLGLLDDVILLPALIVLTCKLIPDEIWERNRWLCEDIQEKKQRKWYYAVPIVVIWLLMICLIVKAVL, encoded by the coding sequence ATGATTTTGAAAAAAAGGGCAAGACAGCTGAAGCAGGATTTGCCGATTATCTATCTGGTATGGAAGGATAGGGATACGCCGGTGTTAGCGAAGGCACTTGCGGCTATGACGGCGGTATATGCACTTTCTCCGATTGATTTGATTCCTGATTTTATACCGGTGCTTGGCTTGCTGGATGATGTGATCCTGTTACCGGCACTGATTGTATTGACCTGTAAACTGATCCCCGATGAAATCTGGGAGCGAAATCGTTGGCTATGCGAAGACATACAGGAGAAGAAGCAAAGGAAATGGTATTATGCGGTTCCGATTGTCGTCATATGGCTGCTGATGATCTGCCTGATTGTTAAAGCGGTGCTCTAG
- a CDS encoding nucleoside phosphorylase → MCKIESRRIALFMSGTGASAAVNEYEELFALGIESIVVFGTCGVLDSSIKDCAILLPTLAYRDEGTSFHYAQASQTIAVNVNTHTQMKQFFQTHAIAYRGAKVWTTDGFYRETRNKVERMKAAGYTCVDMECSALAALAQFRRKRIAQFFYLKSRQNTPISVADEQVGDECSHISSLFSFCFSRIFP, encoded by the coding sequence GTGTGCAAAATTGAAAGTCGTCGTATTGCTCTGTTTATGAGTGGAACTGGAGCCAGTGCTGCAGTGAATGAATATGAGGAATTATTTGCCCTCGGAATAGAAAGCATCGTTGTGTTTGGTACCTGTGGTGTGCTGGATTCATCAATCAAGGACTGTGCAATCCTCCTTCCAACGCTTGCTTATCGTGATGAAGGAACAAGCTTTCATTATGCACAGGCAAGTCAGACAATCGCAGTCAATGTAAATACGCATACTCAGATGAAGCAATTCTTTCAAACACATGCGATCGCTTATCGGGGAGCAAAGGTATGGACTACAGATGGATTTTATCGTGAAACGAGGAACAAGGTTGAACGAATGAAGGCGGCCGGTTATACCTGTGTGGATATGGAGTGCTCGGCATTGGCTGCCCTTGCTCAATTTCGCAGGAAAAGGATAGCACAGTTTTTTTATCTAAAAAGCAGGCAAAATACCCCCATCTCAGTGGCCGATGAACAGGTGGGGGATGAATGCAGCCATATTTCATCCTTGTTTTCTTTCTGTTTTTCACGAATCTTTCCTTAA
- the tnpB gene encoding IS200/IS605 family element transposase accessory protein TnpB: MQHLDGFFKLRDQIDYRALPAQANQNVLHMLYRDWKSFFAALADYKAHPDKYEAIPHIPRYADKDGYKPLIFTNQICKLRKDKHGWYVKFPKAVLQAGCVRDRYDLGKMDLHEQKLKEVRLIPNGDTIKLEIVCEIEIKEPTITIHEATRVTGIDIGVDNLMAIAFTSGHHPVLIKGNEIKAVNQFYNKQIAHYRSLLRTGKKDSKGIHQTKRMKRISEKRNRRVKDILHKASRKIIDLCVEEGIEVIVVGNNAGWKKRIHMGKKNNQTFVQIPFRTLIEMIKYKGEAAGIRVVVCEEAIQSKASSIDEDQIPVYGNDVTHAFSGKRIKRGLYRSKNGILMNADINGASNIIRKVYPCMPERERWSRGTVNVPVTCI, from the coding sequence ATGCAGCATCTGGATGGTTTTTTTAAATTGCGTGACCAGATCGATTACCGTGCTCTTCCTGCGCAGGCAAATCAGAATGTTTTGCATATGCTGTATCGTGACTGGAAAAGCTTTTTTGCTGCTTTAGCTGATTACAAAGCACATCCAGACAAATATGAAGCAATCCCCCATATCCCTCGATATGCAGACAAAGACGGTTATAAACCCTTGATCTTTACCAATCAGATATGCAAACTGAGAAAAGACAAACATGGTTGGTATGTAAAGTTTCCTAAGGCAGTGCTGCAGGCAGGGTGTGTACGTGATCGATATGATCTTGGTAAGATGGATCTGCATGAACAGAAGCTGAAGGAAGTACGTCTGATTCCCAATGGAGATACTATCAAGCTTGAAATCGTATGCGAGATAGAAATCAAGGAACCGACGATTACAATCCATGAGGCAACCAGAGTAACCGGCATTGATATTGGTGTCGATAATCTGATGGCGATTGCGTTTACGAGTGGACACCACCCTGTGCTGATAAAAGGAAATGAAATAAAAGCAGTCAATCAATTCTACAACAAACAGATCGCACATTACCGTTCACTGCTAAGAACTGGAAAGAAGGATAGCAAAGGGATCCATCAAACAAAACGAATGAAACGTATCAGCGAAAAGCGAAATCGACGTGTAAAGGATATCCTGCACAAGGCATCAAGAAAAATAATAGATCTATGTGTGGAGGAAGGAATTGAAGTTATCGTCGTAGGGAATAATGCGGGTTGGAAGAAGCGTATCCATATGGGGAAGAAGAACAATCAGACATTTGTGCAGATACCGTTTCGTACGCTGATCGAAATGATCAAATACAAAGGAGAAGCGGCAGGGATCAGAGTAGTGGTCTGTGAAGAAGCAATACAATCGAAGGCTAGTTCCATTGACGAGGATCAAATACCAGTCTATGGAAATGATGTAACACACGCTTTCTCAGGTAAAAGAATCAAGCGAGGATTGTACAGAAGCAAAAACGGCATTCTAATGAATGCCGATATCAATGGGGCAAGCAATATCATACGAAAAGTATATCCATGTATGCCAGAGCGAGAGCGATGGAGTAGAGGTACGGTGAACGTACCAGTTACGTGTATCTGA
- the ald gene encoding alanine dehydrogenase, whose protein sequence is MKIGIPKEIKNNENRVSCTPAGVFALCKAGHEVYVETNAGAGSGFLDKEYEEAGAQIKAADEVFALADLIVKVKEYLPQEYHYLRENQLVFTYLHIANDEAFANALLESKTTSIAYETVRDRKGGLPLLTPMSEVAGRMAVQVGATMLQKNNGGRGLLLGGVPGVFPAEVVVIGGGTVGLNAAKIACGLGAIVTIFDISADRMGYIDDISGGTIHTAYNNEYNLRRALRTADLVIGAVLVPGAKAPKIVTEDMVKTMKPGSAIVDVAIDQGGCIETSDHITTHDDPYFERYGVMHYSVANMPGAVPRTSTMALSNATLPYILKLAEKGVDALKEDAGFLAGLNTCKGHITCQGVSDALQLPYAAPMELL, encoded by the coding sequence ATGAAGATTGGAATCCCTAAAGAAATAAAAAACAATGAAAATCGTGTATCCTGTACACCTGCGGGTGTATTTGCATTGTGCAAGGCTGGACATGAGGTGTATGTGGAAACAAATGCCGGAGCAGGAAGCGGCTTTTTGGATAAGGAATATGAAGAGGCCGGTGCACAGATCAAAGCGGCCGATGAAGTATTTGCTTTGGCTGATCTGATTGTGAAGGTCAAGGAATATCTGCCACAGGAATATCATTATCTGCGTGAGAATCAGCTGGTTTTCACGTATCTGCATATCGCGAATGATGAAGCCTTTGCGAACGCATTGCTGGAATCAAAGACAACCTCCATTGCCTATGAAACAGTACGTGACAGAAAAGGCGGACTTCCGCTGCTGACACCGATGAGTGAGGTAGCGGGGCGCATGGCGGTTCAGGTCGGAGCAACAATGCTGCAGAAAAACAACGGAGGACGCGGGTTGCTGCTGGGGGGAGTTCCCGGTGTATTCCCTGCCGAGGTTGTGGTGATCGGCGGAGGTACCGTTGGTCTCAATGCGGCAAAGATTGCCTGCGGCTTAGGCGCAATCGTAACAATCTTCGATATCAGTGCCGATCGTATGGGCTATATTGATGATATTTCCGGAGGAACGATTCATACAGCCTACAATAATGAATATAATCTGCGCAGAGCGCTGCGCACAGCGGACCTCGTTATCGGGGCAGTGCTTGTACCGGGCGCAAAGGCACCGAAAATTGTGACCGAGGATATGGTCAAAACAATGAAGCCTGGAAGTGCGATCGTCGATGTGGCGATTGATCAGGGTGGATGCATTGAAACAAGCGATCATATCACAACACACGATGATCCGTATTTTGAACGCTATGGTGTTATGCATTATTCTGTGGCTAATATGCCGGGTGCGGTACCTCGTACCTCAACGATGGCTCTTTCCAATGCAACGCTGCCGTATATCTTAAAGCTTGCGGAAAAGGGTGTGGATGCTTTGAAGGAGGATGCAGGCTTCCTTGCTGGATTGAATACATGCAAGGGGCATATCACCTGTCAGGGAGTCAGTGATGCTCTGCAGCTGCCGTATGCTGCTCCCATGGAGCTGCTGTAG